Below is a window of Sciurus carolinensis chromosome 6, mSciCar1.2, whole genome shotgun sequence DNA.
tagaactgggggtgtagcccagtggtagagcacccgcctggcatgcacaaggccctggatttggaACCCAGTATGAGCACACACCAAGTACAGGATGGGGAAATAAGGTGTCTGTAAGCTGTGACTTTTCCATACGATCACCATTTTCAGCAGCCCTGAAAGGAAGGCCATGGAACCCAGCTCAGGTGTGTGGTTCCCGCTTAACTTAAAGTGCTCCAGCAGCACCTTACTCCCATCTTTAGTGGTCTGAACCATGTGCTCCCTACAGTGCCAGGCCAAAGGTTGGTCCCAATTAAGATGTCATAAGAGGAATCCTCACGGCCTTACAAGGTATAAAAGGTGGGAAATTTGTCAGAGGAGGGAACTGAGACctgtgaaagaaaaaggaagaggtggTCTGGAGCCACATGGCTTTGCTAAACCAGCATTTCCCCAAAGCATGTTCCTCGGAGTGGTAACATGCCACAAAATTCTCTCCCACCCTGCCCCTAAGAACTTGTTCAAGGAAACACTGCTTCTACTAAGCATCACCTACGCTGGAGAGTCAAAACATGCACACGGTGGATTCAGTGGTCTGTTTCTAATTTCCCTTTGTTTGACTCAGTGTTACCCTGATGATGAAATCTGCACTTTGCCCTTCTTGGGGAGGTAGCACTCAACAACAGCCCTATAGAACCAGAGGATCCCGGAATCCCCACCAGGAAATGCTGTTATCCTTGTTACCTTTGgacattcttttctctcttcctttttttttttttttttggttttggggattgaacccaagggtgatttatcactgagttatatactGAGCCCTTTTTTCAGTTTGAGtcaggtcttgctaagtcattTAAGGCCTCaaaaagttgctgagactggtcttgaagttgtcatcttcctgcctcagccttcccgaattgctgggatcacagatgtgcatcactgtgcctgccTGGGACACTTCTTGAGTAGGAAAGGGGACCCCAGCTCCTCTCTAGGAACCTGAGAAACTTCAAGGTTTTCCCAGAGAACCTGCCTTTTAGGTGGTCTGATACCATGTGTCATCAAGTGTGGTTTTGGGcactctcttcccctttctctgaaAGGATGCATAGTGCCTCTTACCTGCTTGGTGCCTGAGTCAGCTAATGAACAATCACTTTTTGTCCCCTGCAGCTGAGCTGACCCCCTATGTCAGTGAGTGGTCCAAGGTGACACAGCAGGAGGCAGTGAGCACCTTCTATGTGTGAGACCCAGACTGGGGATCTATATCTCCCAGGCCACCAACCTTCAGGGCACAGGTTCTGCCACCAATCATGTCAGAGTGACCCAAAGCTTTCAAGTCTCCCATACCCCTTCTTAGCTTCCTCCATGACTAAAGGCTTTTGGGTGTAGAGTAATGGACAGAAATGGGGAGAGGGACCTGCGGGAATCTCAGGATTTGTCTTCTTAAGGAGGAACTCCCCACAGAGCAGAAAACACCTTCTTATTCActccctgccctctcccactCCATCCCTGCTATCACCCTCGCCTCCGCAGCAGCATTACTCCATGTACTGACCTGTTTTGAAGGTCATCTTTCACCCTGATGCCAGGTCCCATCTGTGGTGAAAAGGCTGGACCAGTGGGGCTCAAGTAAGTAGGTGAGGGGGGATCCCAGAACCACTGGTGGGTCATCTAGGCCCAGGAATTTATTCTTCCAAGATCCCTGCCATTGGCAGAGAATTTacctccctcctctcccaggaAAACACAGAGACCCAATAAATAAGTTATTGCATGTTGTTTTAGTTTCCAAAGCTTGTCTGGCCCAGGGTAAAGGTATGACCAGAGGTGATCTATTCACACCCAGCATCGGGTACATGAAGAAGGCCCTGTGCCCCTGGCTCAGCCCTGCCCCTCTTGATTCAAAGGATGCTTTCTAAAGTGCATTCTGCAGCCTCAAGTGCTTTCACGGGGTAGGGGTGGCGGTGGAGGGTAGAAGCTCTGTCAAAGAAGTTTGGAAGATACTGGGGACCTGGCCCCCTGCTTGGAGAATTGCAGTGCACTAGCATGTTAGAGTCCTTGAGAGTACTGCAGGGTGCAGATTTGTTTAACTCGATTGAACCTAGAGTTTCCCAAGATTCTGCACCGTGGAATCTTTTTCAGTCATGCCTCTTAATGTCCCATAGACTAGCATATCATGGACATGCTATGAAAAAAGTTGCGTGAAAAATTCCACGTGCATGTCATTCCAGAGCTGGCCTCAGGGCCCCTAGAGAACCTGATTGGCCAAGGCTGGGAAAACAGCTCCCTGAGCCCTCTGTGTCCCCCACTCAGCAAGGGAAAGGGAGAAACCCAGTCGCATCTGAATTTTTTAGAATAGAACTGGATGGAGATTGTATCCAGGGGAACGAAAGAGGTGGTAGGTGTCAGCACAGAACATCTGATGGAAAATGTGGACTGACTTTTCCTACCATCTGGGTCAGGGTCTGTGGCTGGAGCTGGGGGCCTCAGACAAGATCCTGTGGCTCTTGTGTTCTGTTTGCTCTGCTGCTAAGGAGGGAGAAGAACCTGCTTCAAGGATCTTGTGAAGACCAGGCAAGGGAGGGGtgtgaggaagcactttgatgaACACGCTCGGTGCGGGGGTTATTATTAGTCTCTAGCTGACCTGAAGCTTCCTGAGAAAAGTGAAAATCCACACGCCGTCGGGCTGGACCATCCTGCTGAGGTCAGTCACTCTGGCCAACCCTTTTACTGATAGAGAAGTAGGGGGCCACGTGGGAGCCCGGGACTTGGGATCAGGGGTGGCAGAAGGAGTGAAAGAGACTGGAAGTGTGGGGGAGGTAGAGGAGAAAGGCTGTCATGGATCTGATTTTCCCAGAGGACAGGAGCAGAAAAAAGCAACAGGGAAAGACCAGATGACAGACAGGTGAGGTCCCCGTCCTGACTGTGCGGTCTGCTCCCCTTCtggcttcctcatctgtagagGGATGAGGTTGTAGCTCTGCCTGTTGAGGGTCCTCAGACCCAGTAAAATGGCCCCTGGGCTCCCGTGGCACTGAGACTGGAGGACCCGGAGGGCTGGGGGATGAGCCACACTTGCCAGAGGCAGAGGAGCTCTGGCCATTGCCCCAGGTCTGACTCGCTTCCAGTCACTCACCTTTCCCAGTCTGATTCACAGTCTGCCTTTCAGACAATCCTAGAATTGGACATTAAGTGACTCGAGTCATTGGACAGTGACTGCAGCCATCTTAGAGCAGGGGTAAACTGAGGCTtggaggaggccagggcagaAGTGGAACACCTGGTGAAGATGGCAAGTCAGTGAGTTGGCAGCAAAGCTGACGAGCTGGGGCCAGGGGTGGTCTCCTCTGTCAGATGGCCAAAGTGGCACAGGCTGCCCTGGGAAAAGCCTCAGAACTTTCCTGATATAGACAGATagaaggcagagggaggaaaGGCCTCCTCTTGCTTGTTCCCTGGGCCAACTCAACGAGAGGCACTACTCGGGGCCTCCAGAGCCCCATGGGTGATCTTGGTGACCCAAGCCCCCCGGGGCTCACTGGGCATAGACCCAGGCTCCCCAGCTCACTCCCAACCTTCTTGCTTCCTGGACAAAGAACTCATAGGCTCTTGTTGTCTTCTCCAGAAAGTCTTTGGTGGAAGCTATGACCGTAGGCATCATGGTGGGCCCAGGCTCTGCCCCTTATGTGGCAAGGAAGGAGACCTCTGTGGGGGTAACAGAGGCCAGTGCAAAGGTGGAAGAGGCATCGGCACCAAAGACTCGGTACAgcagctcctccttctcctgctgcAGCTGTCGCCGCACCTGTGACTCCTTCTCCAGAGCTTCCCGGGTCAGAAGCAGGTCTTCCGAAAGCTGCCTGTGGATGCAGACAGAACCCAGGGTTGCTACGGGGGAGCAGCTGCCGCAGAAACCAACCCATCCCTCTAGAGGCCTACCTGAGATAGGCCACTAGCCTGCTCCAGGCCCCCACCCTAGCCCCTGTCATTTGCAAGTACATAGTCCTAACAGGAAGGTAGTTCTGGTTGCTCTGAATCTCTGCTCCAGAACCTAGCTGTTTGATCTTGGATGAGTTAGTCTCTCTCActgaatttcagtttcctcattcataaagtgggaatagtaataataataataacaataacaataataataataataggactTAACTCTTCGAATCATTATGAGGATTCCATGAGCAAAGATATAAGGTATTCGACAAGGTATGTCTAAACACATGCTATGAGCTTTCGTTTACAAAGCCCTTGGAATCGATTCATTCCATGTAGGCCTGTTTAACTCCAGGTTTCCTGTTTCCTGTTTCCTGTTCCCCATGTTGGGCTCTCCCATAGAGTCTACTTGTCCCAGACAGGAACATACTGTGGGCATTGGTTTCTAAGCAGAGCTGGTCCATCGGGTTTCCTGACTCACAAGGAAAGAGGAGTCACATTCCCTAGACAGGCCCTGTGCCCATCTGTCAATACATTCCCTAGGCTCTTCTGAGACCCTCCTCACTGGTGATTTTGGcaaaaggggtggggtgggaggagaagagGCAGGGGGATAGCTACCTTGACACAACCACCTGGTTCCGGGCTCGGACTTGGAGGTCCTCATACTCCTGTTGCAGGGTTGAGATTTTTTCCTCCaacatcagatttttttctttctgtaacaaATCGAAACAAGCTCAGGAAGCTACCAAAGTCACAGGGCCCAACGCATGCTATGACCTCCTTTTTATCTGTGGTCCCTGAAAACACTCATTCATTCTAGACAAGATGCTACATTTCACAGAGCAATAAGATCACCCAAAATAAAGCCAAAGAGTTAACAAATGGCTGAGAACTTTTAATTTTGCTATaggagaaagttaaaaaaaagtacagtCACTCCCAACCCATATCTCCATTGGTTCATAGAAgaaaggatatttttttttttcgttttccTAAAGTCAGAAGGACATGATCTGTGTAAACAAAATTAAGACTATTACATGTTGTCACAAGAATGGTTCAACAAAATTTATAGGGAACATGTGAGATGGTCTGAGGACATGGACATATGGACATATGGACATGGGGAGGCCAGAGAGACTTCCTCTAGAACAGCACTGCTTGGATTTAGCCCcaggtttcttttccttctccttccttggcctctacccactccttttatttctttcttgtgctgagggttgaacccagggctttgtgcatgctgggaaagggctctaccactgagctgcattcttAACCCCTCACCCCCGGGTTTCTGAGGCCTCCATTCTCCCGGAAACAGAACCTCCTGTGTCCTCAACCTTCAACCTTCAACCTTCAACTCCCCAACCCTGTCCTTATTGATGCTGGCCTTCCATATCTGCCTGACCTTTCAGCCTCTCCTCCTTCTTCAGTCCCTGCCTGCCTATGACATCTGCTAGCTCCTCCTGCCTGTCCCAAAGCATCACCCAAATTACAGCAACGTAAGTATCCAACAAAAGGGCAGGGCCCAGATGGCAAGGAGCCCCTGCCCAGACTGGCCACAGACCAGCTGAAGATGTGAGCTCTGCATGGCAGGCCAAGGCTTGTTTTACAAAGGAAGTGCCCAGCAAACAGTAGCCCGAGGCCACGGACCACTGTTTCCATGAGGATCAGCCTCTTGTCTAGCTCATGAATCCGCTCAGTCTTCATCTCGATGACAAAGTGCAAGCTCTCCAGCTCCTGCTCCCAGAACTGGCTGAGACTCCCATAATCCTGGACAGGGACATAGAATGACCTCATCAGACCATCAGGCACAGAAGGGCATGGGCTACCTCCCTTCTCCCCATCTTGCCACCAGCTCACTGTTTGACTTTCACAAGTCATACCCCTCTCTTGGCTTGTGGTAAGTGTCAATATGCTTCATCTCATTTTACTCTGATAACACCCCTTCTGTTCTTTACAGGCCAGGAGACTATAGTTCAAGTAGGTTGAGTTGCCTGTGCTGTGGTGGGTTTCCAATGTCCGCCTAGTTCTCTCTAAATCTATAAGCTGTGCCCTTTACTGAGCCATATGCCTTTCTCTGAGCTCCTCAGTGAAAGGGGACCCTCTTGCTTCCAGGTCCTTGTGAAAGTGAGAGTGTCAGGTCTGAGGCTTGCCCTTGAAGATGGGCTCACCTGTCCTGTTGTCCAACCCTGACCTCCCAGGAGTTTCAAGAAGGAAAGGCCCCCAGGTATAGTGCACCTACCTGGATGTGTTTCTTATAGTCTCGGCTCAGAATGGACTCCTCTACCTTCTTCATCTTGGCCTGAAAGGCCTCCAGCTGTGAGGTCAGTCCTGCTATGGTCTCCTGGGGAAGGGAGCAGGAAGGAGATGATCAAAGTCAGGCTCATGAGAGTGGATTTCACCATATCCCAGAGAACGAAAAGTTTGGGGTTCTTCAGTCTGTCTTTGGCCTACCCATACAACAATGCAGGTTTAACCTACAACCACTGCTTGAAACATCCCAGTCCCACCTCGTGCTATTCAGACTTTTATGGCTCCACAACCCTCAAAGGCCAGTGAGCCTGGCATTCAAAGCCCATCCAAACCAGGATCAATAAGTTTTTCCAGCCTTTTCGATCATTGCTTTTCCTGGGGCCAAATGTCACATCATTCCTCCAACTTCAAGGGACATTCTTATCTCCAAAAAGTCCCGCTGCCAAGAATGTCCTCCCCCTAGACCTTGCCGGTTGCCTTTGGTTGGCACACAGCACAACCCCTTAATGTGGTTTACAGGCTCCCACCTCCTGGCCCTCTCCTTTCTCTGGCCTCACCTTTTCTCCCGAACTCTACACCTCAGGTATCCTGCACTTCCTTCAATTCCTCAGGTGTTCCATACATTCCCCTTTCCTCTACGGTTCTGAATAAATCGCTTTATTCTACCTAGGGTACACTCACTTCCTGTCTTTCTTCACTAGGAATTCTAACCTATCTTTCAGGTTCCAGCTCAGATCTCATTTCCTCTAGCAGTTAGTTGAGTTGAGTGGCTTCTTTCATGCTTTCACAGGTCCCTGGGCATCTACCTACTGCTCTACTTGAACCATAGCCCATGCAGTTGCCAAGATCCTCCCAACAGTCCTTGGAAAAACAGGCCAACTCTAATCACAAACTGGATCCTCTTGAGCTAAGATGTGGTCACCACATTAAGAGGCATGGACACATGGAAGACAGTCACTTAGGCCTCTCATACCTGGGGGTCTTCCGTTTTGGCTTTTTTCCTGCTGGTCCTCCCCTCTCCCTACCATGGACTGACATGGTCCAGCCCTTCTCACCTGAAGGGTAGCTTTGGCCTCCTGGAAGGAGTGGGTAAGGGCTTCTTTCTCTTGTTCAAATGAGGCCTGGATGACTGTGGGGAAAGAAGATCTCCATAAGCTCAGACACTTCTCCTCAAAGCCTTCTGGCAGGCCCCTAAGGATTAGGAAGATGCAAATGATCTCCTAGGTCCCTTTTGGACCAGAAGTGGGGAATGACCTTATTCATCCTTCTATTTTCTAGGCTTACTTGAGAGCTGTGCCAGAAATATACtaagtatttaataaaagttcatggaaatgaaaataagttttcattttataactgTGAAATCTACTATGCTGTGCATGCCAACCACACCTCCAAAGATCTTGCAGCAAGTTTGCCTAACTTGTACTATATCAAGCCATGGAAAACACAGAGGGTCAATGCTTTGCAAGCTGGGTTAGCCAAATTACAAAATCATTAAATTATTACCTGTCAATCAAAGTACAAAGCTATGGCATGTACATTGGATTTGTGGCCAGGAAATCTACCTGGTCCTTCCTTTACTTCTTCAAAACTGAGACCTTGAGAAAATCACATCAAATATCTAAGAGTCCTGTTGCCTCAACTGTGAAATGGGGTCAGTAAATCTGCCCGGATTGTCTCCAGGGGCTGACTCAAGGATCACATGAGCAAAAAAATGGGCAAGAGCTTTCCAAGTGAGGCAAGGTTGTACAGATCTGAAATTGTTATCAGTTTCAAAATCAGTACAGTTATATTTATcatcctttcttccctttaaaatttgaaaaatttcaaccTGTCTCAGCTGAAAGAAGATAACAGAGAAATGGTCAATGgccaggaaaagaaatagaacagaGAAGACAGGAATGGGAAGTTTAATTCTTTGTACTTTGACTGACAAGCAATAATTTAACAACTTTGTGATTTGACTAACCTAGCTTATAAAACATTGGTCCTATGCATTTTTCATGGCCTGGTACGGTACCAATAGACAAGCTTGCTGCAGGAGCTTTGGATCTTAGCCTCAGTGAGGTATGGCTGGCATGTGTGGTTGGGTAGGGTTCACAGATATAAACCAAGGGGGGCTGAGGAGATGGTAAAAACACCGAAAAGAATGTTCAGAAATAAGAATGTGATAGAGCTGTCAAAATCAGTAAGACCAGTTGTATAAAAACTATAgccctaattttttaaattgatgaacCTAATTTGTTAAGTTGCTTTTTAAGACAGGATAAGGTAAGATCAAAGAAACACACTCCATCCAGTCTGTCCCACTGTGTAGCTATAAAATCTGGACTGAACGAATGGAGAAGTTATTTGTGgactctgaaaaaataaatggttgCTGGGTTTGCTGGCACACGACAGTCACTGGTCCTATCAACTTGAGGGGGCTgggataggaggattgcaaatttcaggccagccttgggaccctgtctaaaaataaagaattaaaaagaaagggttggggatgtagctcagtggtatagtactcctgggttcaatccttagtgctgcaaaaaataaaagaagcaaatgaCTGTGTACTAGGCAGAAGATTACAATTTGAAGTACCAATGAACTGGCACATTTAAACAAAACCCAGAATCTCTTGTAttcaaatactgaaaatatcCAGGATATGATCCAAAATTGCTCAGCctacaaagaagcagaaaaatattaaCTTGTCTGAAAGACATTTTATAGATGCCTATATTGAGATGATATAGATGTTGGAATTATTAACTGAGTCTTTAAGACATTCATTATAGAAATGCTTCAAGAAATAAGAGTGAATACACTcttgaaaagaatggaaaaacagaaattcctaggaaaaatggaaggtgtgaagaagaacaaaaagaaaattctagtagTAAAATGTGATAAATGAAAGAACTCATTGAGTGGAATCAATGACTCAgtgaaaatgatataaaaaagagTTAGTGAACTTCAAGAAAGATCGGTAGAAATGACCCTTTCTGATcaacaaagagggaaaaaaattggaACAAAATGAACAGAGATTCAGGAACCTGTGAGATAATCCTAAAATGTCTAACATTTTGTGTCATctgagtcaaagaagaaaaagagaatgatatGGAAAGATTATTGAAGAGAGAAGCAATTTGGCAAAACACAGACCTTACTAGATTAAAGCAGTTCACTGAACCCCAGAGTAAACCGAATGAAATACACATGTAGACACAGAAATTTATACACATTTCTGAAAAACAGTTACAAAGAAATCTGGAatagaatcacacacacacacacacacacacacacacacacacacacacacaatggtacATTACTTACAGGGGACATCAGTCTGAATAAATGTGGATTTCTTATCAGAAACCTTGGGAAgtaggggctgggttgtagcttagtggtagagcccttgcatacagcctagcatgtacaaggccctgttCCATTCCCaacactgaaacaaaacaaaatcccccaaaaacaaaaccaaagaaacaaaacaaacaaaagcaaaaaccaaacaacaacaacaaagacttTGGAATCTATAAGGAAGAAGAATATTTTAGAACTGCTGAAATAAAAGAACTGTAAACCCAGAATTCTATATTCAGTGAAAATGTACTCCaggaaagaaagtgaaataaagacatcctcagatggaaaaacaaaaaactttcatCACCAATAGACCTGCTCTAAAAGGATGACTGAAGGAAATTCTTGGAACTTCAGGAATGTAGGCAGAAAAACAGAACTGGCAAATACCTGGGTAAATATAATAGACTACTCTTCTTCTCTTGagcctttaaaaatatgattgatgatttaaaagcaaaaatgataCGCTTGCATGGTGGAGTATTCCAGGTGTTGTGGATGTAAAGCACAAAACAGGAACAGGGGTCCCCCCTTATTAGGGTTTCACTCCCCATGGTTTCAGTTACTTGTAGTCAGCCATGGTtcaaaaatactaaatggaaaatcccagaaacaaacaactcaaaattATAAGTAACTTTTATTACTGCATACTTTTACAATCGTTTTATTTACTGATATTGTTGCTAATCTTACTGTGtctaacttataaattaaatgttatcacaaatatgtacataaaGGAAAAACTGGAACATACAGGGTTAATGCTACCTATAGTTTCAGCCATCCGGTGGGGGGTCATGAAATATCTCCCCCATGGATAAGGGGGTACTACTACAACAAAAAACGGAGGGGACAGAGGAAACTTCATGATGATAATATTTCTACACactatttaaaattgtaaaacatgAGTTTGAAGTAGACAAGTAAATATTATAATCATTAGAACAATCAAAAAACACACAAGGAGACAGAGTAAGAAAAAcaatagataaaattaaaatgggacATTGTATATAATAAAAGTTGTTGAAATACTCCAAAATGaagcaggagaagaaagaggctaaaaagtggagaaaataaacagaaagcaaatattaaaatggaagatcTAATTACAAGCATTTAATGTTTAAACATGGCAAATAAAAGACAGAGCAtatcagaatggattaaaaaccaaaaaacagtgATGTGCTTATCTTCGTAAGCTTTCCATCactgttacaaaatacctgagataataaacctaaaagaaagaaaggtttacTTTGATTCAGTTCATGGTAGCCTTGCCCCATTGCTCTGTACCTGTGGTGGCACAGTATgtcatggtgggagcatgtggTAGGGAAGCATGGTGCCAGGATGCAAAGAGATACCTGAAAAGGGGCCAGGATCCcaacatccccttcaagggcacacctcaATGACTTAACTCCTTTCTGCTGGGCCTCGCTCCTGAAGCTTCCACCATCACCCAGTAGCTCCATGGGCTGGGAACAACCCTGCATCATATGGGCCTTAGGAGGATGCAGAAGATCCAAACCAAAGcagtattatttaaaagaaacccACCAGAAATATGTGTCATAGGCAGGTTAAAAGAgtggaaaaagaaacatttactaATAAAGCTGTAGTAATGGTATTATTTTAGACAAAGAACTAAAGGTGTAATAGACAAACATACAATTATAGTTAAGAGACTTCAACATTCCTCAGTATCCAGTAGGAAATagacagaaaatcagaaagattacATAACTGAATGCTACCATCAACCCAACTTGATCTATTTGATTGATTTATAAGATATTCACCCTAACAATGGCAGAATATACATTCAAGTATACACGACAGTTTCATAAAATAGACTATATCCTGAATCATAAAGCAAACCttaacaaattataaaagtagaaaaataagaactatgTTCTCTGactgtactggaaaaaaaatggaaattaataacACAATGAGAACCTGAAAAATCTCCAAACTTGGAAATGCGCTTCTAAATATTCAATGAGCCTAAGAGGAAGtctcaagaaaaattagaaaatgttttgaacagggaaagataaaaatacaaaatattgattGCGGGATGTGGATAAACAGTACTTCGACGAGATTTATAGTACTAAATGCATGTATGAGGGAggtttcaaataaataatctaagcTTCTAGCTTAAGAAATGAGAAGAAGAAGGGCTAACTAAacataaacagaaagaaataaaaacagaaattgatgagat
It encodes the following:
- the Ccdc69 gene encoding coiled-coil domain-containing protein 69; amino-acid sequence: MELLFDDQRDSGHLPPARSRGPALRGFTARVRPSSSSSLRFQVQFQGLAGSPSRRAWSGQPCPDPGVLWGPRSWEAASGSPRRRMGCGRSRLSCCKARKKRHQEPDQPPKPEPQELGPLNKDTETAVQLCASEDTEQQQEDITRILQQHEEEKKKWAEQVEKERALELQERLEEQRRVLERKHQEALQVIQASFEQEKEALTHSFQEAKATLQETIAGLTSQLEAFQAKMKKVEESILSRDYKKHIQDYGSLSQFWEQELESLHFVIEMKTERIHELDKRLILMETVKEKNLMLEEKISTLQQEYEDLQVRARNQVVVSRQLSEDLLLTREALEKESQVRRQLQQEKEELLYRVFGADASSTFALASVTPTEVSFLAT